ATCAGCGCCCTCTGGTCGGTGGGCATGGCCACCGGCGTGCTGTTCATTGCCCGCACCCCGGGCTACAACGTCGATCTCATGAGCTATCTCTTCGGCAACATTCTCATGATCCCCCGGCAGGATCTCTACCTGATATTCGTCCTCGACCTGGCTATCGCCCTGGTCATTCTGCTTTTCTACAAGCAATTTCTGGCCGTGGCCTTCGATGAGGAATTCGCCCGACTACGGGGTGTTCGCGTTGACCTCTTCTATCTGCTGCTTCTTGCCCTCGTCTCGTTGACCGTCGTCATCCTGATCCAGGTGGTCGGTTTGATCATGGTCATCGCCCTGCTCACCTTGCCGGCAGCCATTGCTGGACATTTTGTCCATTCCCTGGCTAAAATGATGGTGCTGGCGACGCTTTTTGGGGCTTTTTTTACCACCGGCGGGCTCTTCATCTCTTACCAGCCGGATCTTCCCGCCGGGGCCACTACCGTTCTGCTGGCGGGGTTGGGATATCTGCTTTCTTCCCTCTTTGCCAGCCTGCGCCATCGGATTCGACGTCCTATCGCCTCGCGTTGATCCCCAAGTCGACAGGACACCCTACTCTGGAGACCAACCATGATGACCGCTTTCTGGGGGATTATTACCCTCGGCATCCTGATATTTGTTCATGAACTGGGTCACTTTGCCGTCGCCAAATGGTCCGGCGTCAAGGTCCTGCGTTTTTCTCTCGGTTTCGGTCCCCGTCTGCTTAGCTGGAAAAAAGGGGAAACGGAATACCTGGTTTGCCTGCTCCCCTTTGGGGGCTATGTCCAGATGCACGGGGAACGCAAGAACAACCCCGACGAAGCGCCCGTCAGCAGCGACGACGACAGAGCCTTCACCAACAAAGGGGTTTTCACCCGCATGGCCATTGTGGCGGCGGGACCGCTGACCAACTTGTTACTCCCCTTTCTCATCCTGCCTGTCGCCTACCTTGTCGGGATACATACCCCCGCCTACCAGATCGCCACGCCACAGGTCGGCCATGTGGCCACGCAAAGCCCGGCCGACGACAGCGGCTTTCGTGAAGGGGATCTGCTCGCAAGTATCGAAGGGCGCCGGGTCGCGACCTGGGAAGAAGCCAATTCGGTGTTCGCCATGGCAGCCAAAGAAGAAGTGAGCGTCACCGTTAGCCGTCAGGGACAGAACCAGGATTTGCAGCTCGCCAAGGTCGCCGGTGAGAGCTACGACCTGCGCAGTGTCGGGATTTTTCCGGAGCAGGCCGCGGTACTCGGCGAGGTTTTCGAAGGGGATCCCGCCCGGGTAGCGGGCCTGCGCGAAGGGGATCGCATCGTCGCCATCAACGGCACGCCCATCAACAGCTGGTACGATGTCGGCACAGTTATCAATGCCGCGGGCGGGGCCGAGGTGACCGTGGAGGTACAGCGTGCGGAGGAGCGCCTTCGCTTTACCATGCTGCCGGAACAGAGCTCCCAGGGGCGTTTTCTTATCGGCATCTCGCCGCTGCAGGAGACTTACCTGAAGCACTTCCCCCCACTCGAAGCCGTAAAAGCCGGAGCCCAAAAGACAGTGGAGCTGATGCGCCTCACCGGCGATTTCCTGCGGCAGTTGGTGGCCGGCAACATTTCCACCGACAATATCGGCGGACCGGTTATGATCGTACAGACCGCCGGGGCCGCAGCCGAGACGGGAATAGCCGCCACCCTGCTTTTCCTAGCCTTTCTCAGCATTCAGCTCGGTTTTCTGAATCTGCTACCCGTGCCGGTGCTCGACGGCGGACATCTCGTCTTCTTTCTCATCGAACTGATTTTCGGCCGTCCCCTGCCCCAGGCCGCCCAGGAAACCGCTCTGAAATTCGGGCTACTCCTGTTGCTTCTGCTCATGGGGCTGGCCCTGTTCAACGATTTCAGCCGCTTCTTCTCCTGATCTCAGCTTGCAGCCTTGGCTTTCTCCGGTACTATTGGGGGAAACAACCATGGCCGTCCGCTCGCGACGGTACGACAGGGAGGTAATCCACGATGCATCAGTTAAAAGTTATACTGCTGGCAGGGATGGCCCTGATGCTGGCGCCTTTGAACCTGTGGGGGGCCGAAGAAGGCGTCACCTACCGCGGCCGCGGGGACAGCGCCCCCATTTTCAGCCTGGCGAGCAGCCAGGACCGGCTTTTTTCCTATGATCGGGATTTTTATGGCAAGCACCACCTGATCCTGACCTTTTTCCCTGCCGCTTTCACCCCTGTCTGAACGGGTGAAATGGAGGGTCATCAGAGGAACCTCTACCTCTATGACCGCTTCAACGCCCGCGTCGCGGGCGTCAGCCGGGACAACGTCGATACACTTAAATACTTCGCTGAAGAATACGGCCTGACCTTCCCCCTCTTCTCCAACACCTCTTCCTACCTGGGAACCTGGCTCGGCGCCTACGCGCCGGGGTCGCCCGTCTTTGCCCGGCGGACCGTAGTCATCGACAAATGGGGGACCATCCGCTACAGCAAGAGCGGCAATCCGAACTATCATGAAGTTTTGCAGGTCCTTAAAGAGCTGCATGCCGAGGAGGTGTCGCCATGATTTTTTCCCTCACCGGTCTATGGCGCCAGCTGGTTATTCTGGCGATTCTGCTGCTCTTTTCCGGCTGCGCCTGGCTTCCCACCCCCGCCCCGCCGCCGGTCGTCCTTCAGGTCCAGGAAGACGGTACCTCGGTGTGGCAGGACGAATTCGCCTTTGTCCCGCCGCCAGCCCCCTGGGAGCTCGTTCAACTTGATGAAGACGATTATTCGCTGGCGTACATGAAATTGTGCCGGGACAGCTATCCCTGCCAGTCCACTCTGGCCTATGCGGAAGAACCCTTTGGCTATTCTCTTGATTTTGAACGGCGGGTACCGGAGTTTTTCAAACGATTCCTCTGGGCCTCCCGGGTACAGTTCGCCAAACCGACTCTGGAGAAGACGACTCTCTTCGGAAAGGAAGCGCTGATCGCCGACACCGAAGGGATTGAGCCTGTCAAGGGCCACAAGGTCTGGAGCAAAATCGTCTTTGCCCGTCGAGGCGAGCGGGTCGTCGCCTTCTACTATACCCAATGGCGGCCGGCGGAAGCCGACTACGATCAGGCGGACGTGGAGGCCTTTGACCGTTTCGTCGAGACCTTCCGCTACCTCAAACCCTCCTTTTACGAAACCTTGTAGCAAAACGATAAGAGATCATAAAAAAAGACGGATCACTTTGGCGAGTGATCCGTCTTTTTTTATGCCTGTGAGAATACCTGCTCAGAAATTGACGACCAGGGCCACGCCGAGGATTCTGTCGGTTTTTTCCGAGCCCGGCGCCGGCTCGTTGTCGTATTTCACGACATAACTGGTTTTCATGGACAGAAAACTGTTTAGGGCAGCGATCAGGGCCGTCTCGCTGTTCAACAACCAGTTGTCAGAATTCTCGAAATCAGGCAAATATTCGAGGGTCTGCGAAAAACGGTTCTTTTCGGTAAACTGGTATTGGTATTCGCCGAAAAGCCGCCCGCCCAGATATTCTTCGGAAGAACCGTCCGTGTATTCATCCATGGTATAGGTCAGGCCAGCCTCGCCACGCAGAAAGTGCTTGGGGCCGTCCAGAAATTTGTAGCCGACACCCAGCCCAAAGGTATAACGGCTGTCGATGCCGGCAAACTTGTCCTGCAGCCACCCGGCCGTGCCAAAAGTAAAGAGGCGCTCCGTCAGGGCGTAGTCCCCCCGCAGCTCCGTCATGTACGATTCCGCCGTTTTTTCCCCATCCGTCTCGCCGTACAGAGCCTGCAGCTTCCAGGTCGCCAGAATCCGTTCGGTGAGGGTCACCTGCATCTTGTTTTTAGCGGAAAGTGTGGTGACTTCCGTGTTGCCGCTGGTATCGACATAGGACAATTCCGCCTCATCGCTCCATTTCTTGTCTTCCGCCAGGGCTCCCGTCACTGGCAGCAGCAGCATTACAAAAACACTTAACAGCGTAAAAAATCGCATCATAACCTCCTTCAGCAGGGTTCACATAATCCATAGGCGACTGTGTTTCGACAAGCAACAGTATAGTTGATTTTTTTCGCGTCTGCAGGGACCGCGGGACGGTATTTTTACCCAACGTATGGTTATTTGGCGTATCCTACCAGAACCACCCACCGAAAAGACTGTCTTTTATTCATGAAATCAACTTCTTATGCCTCTTTTTATTCAGCCAAATTCTGGCATACTAGATGCTGTCATTGGAGGGAATCCCCACCCACAGCCCAAGGAGGTTACCCATGGTCTCAGGCAGTACCGCAGTCATCTTTCTTCTTCTGAGCGTCGGGCTCATCATCTTCCTGACGTCCAAGTACCGCATGAACCCCTTTGTCGTTCTCATCCTCGTCTCTTTCCTCTATGGCCTGCTGGTGCAGATGCCTCTTCCCGACATCGTCAAAAACATCCGTAACGGATTCGGCGGGACCCTCGGTTACATCGGTATCGTCATCGTGGCCGGCACCATCATCGGTACTATTCTGGAGAAGACCGGAGCGGCCCTGTCCATGACCCGAGCCATTCTCAAACTGGTCGGTAAGGAGCGCTCGCCCCTGGCCATGAGCGTAGCCGGCTACGCTATTTCCATCCCGGTTTTCTGCGACTCAGGCTATGTCATCCTGACCCCTCTCAACAAAGCCTTGGCCAAGGAGACGGGCAAATCCATGGCCGTCATGGCCGTGGCGCTGGCGACCGGCCTCTACGCCACCCACTGTCTGGTACCGCCAACCCCCGGCCCCATTGCGGCGGCGGGCATCCTCGGCGCCGACCTCGGCCGCGTGATCGGCATGGGATTGCTGGTCTCCATCCCCGCCATGCTGGCCGGCTATTTCTGGGCCACGCGTTTCGCGCGCCGCTATCAAATCGAATCGGACATGGAGGAGACCTACGAGCACCTCATCGGCAAATACGGCAAGCTGCCCGGCGCTTTTCATTCTTTCCTTCCCATTACCCTGCCGATCGTCCTGATTCTGCTCAAGTCGGTGGCTGAGTTCCCCACCAAACCCTTTGGCGAAGGGGGGATGGCCCAGGCCATGAGCTTTATCGGCGATCCCGTCACTGCTCTCACGCTCGGCATTCTCCTGGCCCTGACCCTGGTAGAGAAAGGGCAGATGAAGAATGCCCTCGACAACTGGATGGGCGAAGGGGTTAAGCACGCCGCTCTCATCCTGGCCATCACCGGCGCCGGCGGCGCTTTCGGCAGCATTCTCAAGGCTTCGCCCATCGCCACCTTTTTGGGAGAATCCCTGTCCACCCTGCAGCTTGGCATCTTTCTCCCTTTCGTCATCGCCGCCGCCATCAAAACCGCTCAAGGTTCTTCCACGGTCTCCATCATTACCACCTCGTCCATCATGGCCCCGCTCATGGTAGCCCTCGGGCTCGACCCGGTCTTCACCGTGCTGGCGATTGGCGCTGGCGCCATGACCGTTTCCCACGCCAACGACTCTTATTTCTGGGTGGTGACGCAGTTCTCCAACATGGACGTGCCGGTGGCCTACCGGGCCTACACCAGTGCCACTCTGGTGCTGGGTCTGGTCTCCATCGCCTGCATTTCGGTTCTTTCCTTCATCTTCTAAAGCCAGTCCCGTGGGGACGGTGAAAACCGTCCCCACGTCTGGTTCAAAGTTGTCACAACAGGTACCATTCACATGAGAAATCCTCTGACCTTCCTGCGTACCCGTCTGCTGGAGAGGCTGGCCATGAACAGCTTCGTCGCGGCCGATTTCGAAAAGTCGGCGGTGTATTGGCGCAAACTGGCCCGCCTTAATCCCGAGCACCCAGGCGTTCACTACAATCTCGGGCTGGTGCATATGGCCACCAAGAGCTACGAAGAGGCCGAGCAGGCTTTTCAGGCCGAGCTGACCCGTCAGGGGGAAACCCCGCCGCTGCTCAAAGTACTGGCGGAGTTGGCTTTTCTGAAGGGGGAGAGGATCGCGGCGCTGGATTTCTACCGCAAGGCCGCCCGCGCCGAGGGGCGCCTGTCCAAGGAAGGCCAGCTATTGGAAAGCAAAATCGCCCTGTGCAGCGATGACGAGCGCTTTGCGAGAGCACTGGCTGCCATAGACGATTTTGAGGCGGGATGCGCCCTGATGGAGGACGAGCGCTTCGATGAGGCGGAAAAGAAATACCAGCGGGCGGCCGAAGCGGACCCCACCCATTTTCTCGCCCGCAACAATCTGGGCGTCATCGCCATGAATGTCCAACGGGACCTGAAGCGGGCGCGCGCTTTTTTTGAGCAGGCGGACAATCTCATCGATCACCCCCTGGTCAAGGCCAATCTCCGAAAATTGAGCCATCTGGAAGCAGAGGAGCAGAGGACATGAACCGAGCGATGGAATTTCAGCACCTGAGCGATATCTTTGCCGCCGCCCTGGCCCGGGTCGATCCCTACCGCATGATTCTCAATCGTGTGCGCTTAAATGGCAGCCTGCTGACCATCGATATCGAGGACGATTTTTTCGAGGTCGACCTCAGCGACTACCGGCAGCTCTATGTCATGGGGACGGGCAAGGCGACGGCCAAGATGGCTCTGGCTTTCGAGGAGATCCTCGGTGAACGCATCGATCGGGGCCTCATCGCCGTCAAGTACGGCCACACCGAAACGCTCAACCATATTGAAACCTTGGAGGCCGGCCATCCCGTACCGGACGACAACAGCGTCCTGGCCGGCCAACGCATGCTGGAGATGGCCGCCGCCGCGGACGAAAAAACCCTGGTCATTCATCTCATTTCCGGTGGCGGCTCCGCCCTGCTGGCCTGCCCTTTCCAGGGCGACCACAGGGTGGAGAGCCTCAGCCTGGCCGACAAGCAGCAGGTCACCCGCGCCCTGCTGGCCTGCGGCGCCACTATCAACGAAATCAACGCCATCCGCAAACACCTGTCGGACATCAAGGGTGGTCGCCTGGCGCGGGCTATCGCCCCGGCCCGCTGCCTCAGCTTTATCCTTTCCGACGTGGTTGGTGACCGCCTCGACGCCATCGCTTCCGGCCTGACCAGCCCCGACCACACCACCTTTGCCGACTGCCTGGAGATCCTGAGCAAATACGACATCGCCGGTGAGATACCCACGAAAGCGCTGGCCGTTCTGCAAAAAGGCGCCGACGGCGAACTGAAAGAGACTCCCAAGCCGGGCGATGCCATTTTTGACCGCGTGGCCAACATCCTGATCGGCAGCAACTATGTCAGCCTGCTGGCCGCCCGCGACGCCGCCAGGCAATGGGGCTACCACACGACCATCCTCACCTCCCAGGTAAGCGGCGAGGCCCGCGAATGGGCCAAGGTGCTGGTGGGAATCGGCAAAGACATCCGCAAGGCCAGTGTGCTCAGTCCCAAACCGGCCTGCATTATCGCTGGCGGCGAGACTACCGTGACGCTGCGGGGCAAGGGAAAAGGAGGACGCAACCAGGAGATCGCCCTGGCAGCCCTGGCGGAGATGCAGCAGGACCCGGAAAACTGCCTCGGCCTCTACCTGCTGTCGGCTTCCACCGACGGCAACGACGGCCCCACGGATGCCGCCGGCGCCTTCGCCGCCGTGGAACTGCTGGCGGATGCGGAACAGATAGGACTGGCCGTCGGCGCGTTTCTACGCAACAACGATGCCTACACCTTCTTCGACCAGATCAACGGCCTGCTGAAGACGGGGCCGACCAACACCAACGTCTGCGACCTGCAGATCCTCATCGTTACGGAATAGCCCTCAGGGGCGGGTGAAGGAATAGGGATAGCTCAGATGGTCCGCATAGGTGCCGGCCAGAATCGCGGCAGCGTCCTCAGCGAAGACCCGTTCCTCGTTGGCGGGCACCACAAAGACCTTGACCGGCGAATCGTCGCGGGTGATGGTCGTTTCCCCCGGCATGGCCACGGCGGAGCGGTTGCGCTGGACATCGAGGTGAATGCCGAAAAACTCCATGTCCCGCAGAATCCGCTGCCGGCTCATCCATTCGAGGTCCCCCGCCCCGGAGGTAAAGACGATGGCGTCCACGCCGCCGAGAGCGCTCATGTAGGCGCCAATGTACTTGCGCAGCCGGTAGGTTTCCATGGCGAGGGCCAGTTCACAGCGCTCATCGCCATCCACCACGGCGGCCAGCACATCGCCGCGTTCGCTGAAGCGACCGGTGATGCCCCGCAGGCCGCATTCCAGATTGAGGATGCTGTCCATTTCCCGCGGTGAGTAGCCGCCCCGGGTCATGACATAGGGGAGAATGCCCGCATCGATATCGCCGCAGCGCGTCCCCATGATGGCCCCCTCCAGAGGTGTCATGCCCATGCTGGTGTCGACGGAGATGCCCTGGCGGATGGCGCAGAGGGAAACGCCGCGGTCGACGTGAATGGTGATAAGATTGCACTCGCCCGGCTCCTTACCCAGACGCACGGCCGCCCGCTTGGACATGTAGAGGTGGGAGGGGCCGTGGAAGCCGTAGCGACGCAGGCGGTGCTTTTCGTACCATTCATAAGGCAGAGGATAGATGAAGGCGGTCGGGCTCAGCGTCTGGTGAAAGGCCGTGTCGAACACGGCGATCTGGGGGACATCGGGGAGCAGGGCGATGGCCGCTTCGATACCGGCGATGTTCGGCTCATTGTGCAGGGGCGCCAGCCGGCGCAGGTCTTTGATGGTCGCCAGTACCTCGCCATCGATCTGCACCGAACGGGTAAAACGGTCGCCGCCGTGGGCGACGCGATGGCTGATGGCCCCGAGACGTTCCCCCTCCTGCAACACTCCCTGGTCGACATCGCTGAGCAGGTGGAGGATAAGGGCCAAAGCCTGGCGGTGATCGGCGCACTCCTGACTACTGACCTGGGTGGGACGTCCCGGCACATGGTGGGTCACCGTAGTGCCCCCCACCGCCACCCGATCCACCTGACCGCGGGCCAAAAGGACCCGCCGGTGCCAGTCGAAAAGATGGTAGCGCACCGAATAACTCCAACAGTTCAAAGTCAGTATGAACATCCCTTTCCCTTTCCGCTCAAGACCCTACCAGGTGCCACATATAATCCCACATAGCGAACCACGCCAATTTCGCACGATGCCCCACCGAATTCAACGATTTTTTCGGGCGCCACCCTTGCCCCTGCCCGGGGAGCCTTCTTCCTCATATCTTTTGATTTTCCGGCAAAAAGCGTCATAATAAAATCATTTAAAGCGCTTAGGTACAGAAAGGTCGGCACATGCCCAGAAAACTCGTCCGCAAAAGAGGCAAACCCGCCGGCTCGGCACCCGGCACCCTGATTCATGTCGGCGAGAAACGCACGGAATCTGTTCGCCTTCATTATATCGACTACGATGCCCATCAACTGGAGGAACAGGACGTTGCCGCCGACGAAGCCGCCGCCTGTTGTGCCCTCAAAGACCGCCCGTCCGTAAGTTGGATCAACGTCGACGGCATCCATCAACCGGCGACCATCCAGACGATTGGTGACTGCTTCAGCCTTCACCCCCTCGTCCAGGAGGACATCCTCAACACCGATCACCGGCCCAAGTTCGAAGCCTTTGACGATTATGCCTTTATTGTGCTCAAAATGCCTTTTTACGATCAGGAGCGCCGTGAGGTCCGCACCGAGCAGGTCAGTCTCATCCTGGGCAACCGCTTCGTGCTTTCCTTCCAGGAGAAAGAAGGGGATGTCTTTGACAAGATCAGGGATCGCCTGCGCAACAACAAGGGGCGCATCCGTAAGCTGGGGGCCGATTACCTGGCTTACGCCCTGATCGACGCTGTGGTCGACCACTATTTTTCCATACTGGAACAGATCGGCGACCAGATTGAAGATCTCGAGGATGAGCTGATCCTTGAACCGGATCAGGAGACGCTGCACGCCATTCACAACTTCAAGCGCGAGATGATTCTGCTGCGCAAATCGGTCTGGCCCCTGCGCGAATTGATCAGCGGCCTGCAGCGGGACGAGTCCGACCTGATCAGCGACACGACAAAGATCTATCTGCGCGACGTCTACGACCACACCATCCAGGTCATCGACACGGTGGAGACCTTCCGCGACATCATCGCCGGCATGCTCGACCTGTACCTGTCCAGTCTCAGCAACAGAATGAATGAGGTCATGAAGGTGCTGACCATCATGGCCACTATCTTTATTCCCCTGACCTTTCTGGCCGGTGTCTACGGCATGAACTTTCACTACATGCCCGAACTCACCTGGCGCTGGAGCTATCCCGCCTTCTGGCTGATTATGATCGCCATCGGCCTGGGCCTTTTCGTTGCCTTTAAAAGGAGAAAATGGCTGTGAAGCCCTCATCCTCATCAACCGGGATAGTCCTATGAAGAAGCAAAGCTGCCAGCGCCTCATGGAGCGCCGGGCCAAACGGGACTCTTTTCTGGGCACAGAAGACGGTCTGCCCCTTTTGGAGCAGTTTTTCACCGACCTGGAGTCCGCCTTCGTCGCCGCCCGACAAAACGCCCTGGCGCGCCTCGAAAAAAACCAGAATGCCTTGTCCCAGAGCCTCGACAAGGCGGCCGAGGACCTGGCGAAGAGCCGGGAAAAACTGTCCACCGCCTTCGACGAGACGGCCCAGGGGCAGGCAGGCGATGACAAGACGACCAAAAAACTGCAGAGTGAAATCGACGCCCAGATGCTGTGGCTCTATCAGCGCGTACGCTATCAGCTTGACCAGGCGCTCAAACCATTCACTGCCAAGCGCCGCCCGGTCGGGCAGAGCCTAGAACAGATTTATGATGGCTACCAGGCCTGTATCAAAAAACTGCCGCAGGAAATCGTCCTGATCAAGCCCCGCCAGGAAGACGCCGAGCCCCTCCATGGCCAGAGCATCTTCGCGCGGCAAAAAACGGCCTTTCTCGAGCGGGTCTGCGCCTCCTCCCTGGCCCCCCTTAACCGCTTCCTGTTCTGGCAGGCCCGACGGCAATTGCAGCGACGCTATCGCCAGATCCGTCTGCCGGCCCAGCAGCTTGCCCGTCAGCACCTGCCCGACCGGCAGCAGGTGAGTCAACACCGCCTGGTCAAGGATTATGAGGCCGTTTTCGAGAAGGCCAAAGAAAAGCTGGGGGATAGCTGGCGAAACCTGCGCTTCAACCTGACGGCCGCCATCGAAGAACTCAATGAGCTGCGGATTGAACGCCAGGAAGACAAAGAGGAAACCTTATCGGCCGAGGATTGGCAGGGCAAGCTGGCGGAGATACGCAAGCTGGTCATGGAGGTTCTGGAGCAGACCGCTGCCAGCCTGCAGGAAGTCGATGCGCCCCTGGTCTCTTTTTTTGAAGAGTTCCCCGCCCAACTCGACCTGGAACACGAGCGGCTGGCCTCCTTCCTGTACGAAGACATGCTCAAAGCCCGCCTCTGGCGAGCGCGCCTGCGCTGGGAATTTCATCGGCGCCTCCTGGCCATCCGTAGCCGCTTCAAGCGCCTGAGCAAAGAGCTGAATCTCCCTGCCGACCAGCAGCAGGCCAAAGGGCTGCTGGCGCAGCTGCGGAAAAAAGCGGCGGCGGTCCTCCCTTTTCTGGCCGTCAAGCAGGGGGCGGCGCAGGAAGAACTGCTGCGCATGGCCGATCTTCCTTCCAAGGCCGAACTGGCCCGGCAAAGCCAAAATCTTCCCCCGGTTTACCGGCGCCTTTTCAACACAGGCCCCCTGCGCAGCCGGGAGTTTCTCGTCGGCCGTGATGAAGAGATGGAGACGCTCTCCGAGGTGCTGAATCGCTGGCAGGAAGGGCGCACTTGCAGCGTGGCCATCACCGGCCCGGAAGGCAGCGGCAAGACCACCCTGGTCAACTGCTTCGCCAGTGAATATGGCGCCAGGCACCCCTTAATCCGACAGGTCATCGGACAAAGGCTGCGCCGCGAAGAGGATGTGCTCGCCCTCTTTGCACAATGGTTCGAAGAGGCTCCCCCTTTCGTCTCGCTGACGGATGTGGTGGCCTATATTCGGTCCCGGGAGCCGTTTATTCTGCTGGTGGAAGATGGCCATAATCTGCTGTTGCGCACCATCGGCGGACGCCAGGCCGCCGAAGCTTTTCTCTACGTGCTCCTGGCGACCCGGGGACACTGTCTGTGGCTGATGACCTTCCGGCAATATCCCTTCATCCGCCTCGATTATCAGCTGCGGCTTGGGCAGTACTTCACCCACCAGATACCGACCCTCTTC
The sequence above is a segment of the Desulfuromonas sp. KJ2020 genome. Coding sequences within it:
- a CDS encoding ATP-binding protein, which gives rise to MKKQSCQRLMERRAKRDSFLGTEDGLPLLEQFFTDLESAFVAARQNALARLEKNQNALSQSLDKAAEDLAKSREKLSTAFDETAQGQAGDDKTTKKLQSEIDAQMLWLYQRVRYQLDQALKPFTAKRRPVGQSLEQIYDGYQACIKKLPQEIVLIKPRQEDAEPLHGQSIFARQKTAFLERVCASSLAPLNRFLFWQARRQLQRRYRQIRLPAQQLARQHLPDRQQVSQHRLVKDYEAVFEKAKEKLGDSWRNLRFNLTAAIEELNELRIERQEDKEETLSAEDWQGKLAEIRKLVMEVLEQTAASLQEVDAPLVSFFEEFPAQLDLEHERLASFLYEDMLKARLWRARLRWEFHRRLLAIRSRFKRLSKELNLPADQQQAKGLLAQLRKKAAAVLPFLAVKQGAAQEELLRMADLPSKAELARQSQNLPPVYRRLFNTGPLRSREFLVGRDEEMETLSEVLNRWQEGRTCSVAITGPEGSGKTTLVNCFASEYGARHPLIRQVIGQRLRREEDVLALFAQWFEEAPPFVSLTDVVAYIRSREPFILLVEDGHNLLLRTIGGRQAAEAFLYVLLATRGHCLWLMTFRQYPFIRLDYQLRLGQYFTHQIPTLFHSSAEIRDMLLLRQHTTGYKLHFLPEKDKEVAEDASEEDLAAAQKERKEKYFRQMFEACGGNIHAALYYWQLSVHYDLESKEIRVCPLGRIDYRFVKSLDRLYLFSLSEVISHGGLSVGEHSEIFRLSPLRSQLTLDYLGQINLLDVAETEAEGLGRRYTINPIFVGPVSDILVSQNILY